The Colletotrichum destructivum chromosome 8, complete sequence genome includes the window GGCGGTGCTTATCGGTGACATTTTGTGGCGCACTGATGGATCCACATCAGGTCCAGCCAATTGGGACAGGCGCTCTGTCCGTGACATCACCTAAACGGCTCTGGGGCTCGGCTCGGCCAGCAGGGTGTCCCGGCGCGCCACCCATTCATTTCATTATCTCCGGCAAATTTTTGGGGGAGGGCCAGAAGTCGGAGCGCGCACCCGATTTCGCAGTCATGACGAGCCGACTTTGGCGAACGGGGTAAAGACCAATTTCACccggcctcctccatctcccacTTGCTCGGTCACCAACAcgaaaagggagagagagaaaaaaaggcttGTGAAAgctccttcccctcccctaccTTTCTCTGCCCACAACTTTCCTCCTTGTCGCGCCACCTAAGTTGCCGACTGGATGACCGCAGCATCTTTCCCAAGTTCCGATTTCTCCGATCATGCACGCTGGTCCTCAATGACTGCCATCCACAAGGCCACCGGAGGTCAGGACCACGACAGATTCGACCCTGATGATTCTTTTCCGATGGCGCGCATAGTTCCGCCCAAGGATACCGGCAGTGGAGGAGGCGATGATGATATCACGGCGCCGCAAAAGATGATCTCGGCCATGTCAGGTAGTCTTTTGACATCGCTTCTAGGTGAGCCCTCCTGTCCTACTGCACTTGGACTCTAGTTCGCCCACTTTTGCTAACAAGTCCGCGCAGTGACGCCGCTCGATGTTGTCCGAATCCGATGGCAATCCCAAAACgtcacgccgccgacggtcgATTTCTCAAGGCTTGCAATGACGACCGACACCCTGAAAACATTCAACACGTCCAATCTCGGAGTTACCGCATGCTGTCGGGAAGTGTTCTTCATGAACAACAATTCGGAGCTATGCCTTGCGATACCTCGCGCTGCAGAAggcgtcgcggccgccgcggctgCCGACTGTGccgtcgaagaagtcgaacGAAAGACAATCAGCTCGACTATGGACGGATTGAGGAAGATTGCGCGGAATGAGGGGTTCACTAGCCTTTGGAGGGGCCTTTCCCCGACCTTGCTGATGACGATTCCCGGCAACATCATCTACTTTACCGGTTACGACTGGCTGCGATACAACAGTAAGAGTCCAATTGCGCAACAGTTTAATGACGATACCGCGCCATTGGTCGCCGGTGCGGGAGCCCGCATcctggctgccgccgccgtgagTCCGATCGAGCTTGTCCGCACACGAATGCAAGCATCGACCGGCAACTCGACCACGGGACATCTCGCAAACGCGTTCCGAGACATCAAGGAGATGGTCGGCAACAGTGGCTACACTTCCCTGTGGAGAGGACTGACCTTGACACTGTGGAGGGATGTGCCCTTCTCGGGCCTGTACTGGTGGGGATACGAGACGATCCGGGGCAAATTGACCGACATGCGAGAGACCCGCCGCGGCCGGACGCTGGAGACCAGAGGCTCGCGAACCCAGGCACGACGCCGGTCTCAGAGCCA containing:
- a CDS encoding Putative mitochondrial carrier protein Mtm1, translated to MTAASFPSSDFSDHARWSSMTAIHKATGGQDHDRFDPDDSFPMARIVPPKDTGSGGGDDDITAPQKMISAMSGSLLTSLLVTPLDVVRIRWQSQNVTPPTVDFSRLAMTTDTLKTFNTSNLGVTACCREVFFMNNNSELCLAIPRAAEGVAAAAAADCAVEEVERKTISSTMDGLRKIARNEGFTSLWRGLSPTLLMTIPGNIIYFTGYDWLRYNSKSPIAQQFNDDTAPLVAGAGARILAAAAVSPIELVRTRMQASTGNSTTGHLANAFRDIKEMVGNSGYTSLWRGLTLTLWRDVPFSGLYWWGYETIRGKLTDMRETRRGRTLETRGSRTQARRRSQSQENHTETMTDSFIAGAVSGGFASMVTMPFDVGKTRTQVYRDSPRQAPGAKAAAAEQGSMVRLLWHIFTTEGIGGLWKGWIPRTLKVAPACAIMISSYEVGKRVFRGVNEKSRRDTD